Sequence from the Vanessa tameamea isolate UH-Manoa-2023 chromosome 4, ilVanTame1 primary haplotype, whole genome shotgun sequence genome:
TGTTGGCATGTTACTAAATTTAGGTGTTTCTTTAAACCAGTAtacttacaaaattatacatttgtattttaagaACAGTAACAGTTTCTGGAATGCTTGCATGGCATTACACTAAGACTTCCTTCAAGTGACGAAAGGAGTCGGGGACAAATTTGAGAATTTCAAACTTTTAGGGGAATAATgccttatattaaaatttttatcttattaaatagatgcaattattatattttgtttaatttgtaaataaaatagtcaatTAAATAGAGctttcatatacaattaaattaaaataaaacaatccaTAAGTTTGACTTGTGTCTCATACATCTGCAATATTTAGAAATGTTGTACTTAAATGGCAAATACTAACATCCTCTGTAACAGATATATTCTTAGAGCAAACGTCTTTATTTATATGCAGTTATTTAATCTACAAAGCCATTAAAACTATACTAATAAGCTCCTAGACGATCCACATTttcaattcaatgttttttttttatcaagccAATGTAAAAGTCTAccgatttgatttaaaatttgcatatttttaagttaaaaataagtttataacataaaatattttattaattaatgagatACTTACATAATAGCACCTTCAACTGCAGAATCTGacatgattgttttatttaatttctttgtacCAAGGAACTTTCTTGAATGAAAAATCTACaagtaaatcacaaattaatacAGTATTAAGTGTAGCACTAAAAAGGACATTATTTTAGCGCTTTTCGAGagaattattattcaattaaagtttctgtttagttttaattcggatgtcaaaataataaaattgtcctAAAATGTTTACTTCTGAAATACTCGACAGTATGTTACAGTAATAAtggattttaagcaataatagttatttttaacagttttttgACTAAACTGTAAACTTACAAGCAATTAAGTGGACGATATCGCTTTACGTtatccaattaataaatttcaaatctttttaaatttaacgatGATGAATATCATATGACATTTCTGTCTTTTCTATGTTCCAAACAAAGGAGTTTTAATCTGTTAAACAgataaaaaacgtttaaaatgaaaaaacatgctctttttttaaaggaataatGCAGTTTACacgaaagatataaaatatttttagactaaaaataataaaaatactcgaTTTCCTTCaattttatcaacaaaaataatatttttttcttatataaattgtcGAGGCCCTTGCTCAGCGATGAGCGTgggatattatttaaactttaatgtcTTTTCATACTGAAATAGAATAAGAGTTAAAAATGCTTAATAATACGAAAACAAATCTTgttataataaacaaagtaaCAATATTTACCGAATGTATATtgttgcttaaataaaaatgtgtaaataagtggtaaagttttaaaatactctaaaagttttaaaaacttagatttattataatgtattaaattttaatgctaaatactttttttaaatagcagaTTACTATTACTTTGCTACTttctattcaattttattgtatcgAGTATTAGCgcgtttctttaaattttaccGTCTAACTCCAACAGCGCcatataaatttgaaacattttgaGGGACACATTTCATActaacttacttttttttattacgtaataatatatctCCATACCTCTACTCTggtaattttcataatttaaataagagcaattataaaaaaaaataataaaaaataaaaaaataaaataaattcaattcttagtttaatggcttttatttgcgccgacagggcacagattatttcgccaatgtcacgtaggaaaaaaaaaatcatatttcacAGTTCAATTTGACGTTGACAATATTGTCAAATGCAAATTCTAACAACACatgctaattaaattatttaacttttccgtaatataaattactttgaattttataaagctGAGATATTGTGTGCATAAAATATGTCGCTTGTAACCAGTGTTCGTATGCTTTTTAAAAGGGTAACGTTGTCAGACATAAGAACTATCAgaaatattcgattttattcAGATCAGCCCAGTGAATCTGCTGATGATCAACAGAACTCGATTGATCCCTTAAAAGATCGAACAAAATCAGTTCCCGTTGAAACTAGTATAAGGTATTTGCAAAGTAAAGCCTACAAACAAACTTACGGAGATAACCCCGTCTGGTTTTTGTATAGACGAAACCATAGGGGTGGTGTCGCGCCAAAGCATACGAGAAGATCATGTGTGCGCAATGGAGTCATATCCACGGGCAATCCTTGCCCAATATGTCGAGATGAGTATCTCGTTCTAGAACCTAGAAACACAAAATTACTTGAACAATTTATATCAGAATACACAGGACATgtgagtaaatttatattatttatttcttgagATAAAGTTGTATCACAATAACATGtacaatttacatacatatattaattaactaaaacttATGACTgctatttttttagttttaaagtcCTAATAGCTTTTTGGgtatcttaactaatattataaatgcaaacgtTACTCTTACTGTCTGTAACACTTCTATGGCCAAAATACTGCATATAGTAAAATTTGCTAAGCAGCAAGCTTGAACCGCTAAGAAGaaaaaaggatattttttaGTATCAAATACCTGATAACCAATGCCTAAAATGCGAGTGACAACTAATTTctctaaaaatttatttaattttgttatgtctctgccaaatattaataaatatattattagtttggCAATTGCATTAAAGAGCCTTATAGTATTGATAGTATAATGATATAGTTATATCCATTGAGTTGCATTATAGTTTTTGCTTTAGACAgtgtatctttttattatatttaagtgtaGTGATGATTGCATGCTATGAAACATTACAAACAATGATGTACaccttaatattttaagttaaaaaaagatGACACTATGatcatattgaaattatattttgaaaatattgaataaatattctgtttgaGTAAATTACTAAAAgacatatatattgttttttacaagaatcttttaaaaaaagatttcataaaatagtatttaattaacaattacaaatCATTCCAGATATTGGATGCCTTTAAAACTGGACTTTGTCAAAAGAAACATAAAGAACTATTACTAGCTATTGAAAAAGCTTGGGATCAAGGATATTTAACTTATGATGTACCATTTAGGGAATATGATTAttctttgtataataaaaatataaattagatattatttataacaaattagaaTAGTGAAATAAAGTAATACAGAAagtttggttatttttttatttatttataaaataattatattttatacatggcACTTAAATCTTCAACatcacaaattaataaaaatattttaacagtaattGTTATGTAAAGTTATCCAATAATTTTGTTCTATTTCTTTGTAGTAATAGTTCTCTAATCAGCGCAGACTTTTCTCTCTCTAAGACTGATATTCTTTCATTTTTACGGTTGACTTCctgcaataaaaattaattcttttaatttagaaatgtaACATATAAGATAACATTAACTACAATACTTTtactcatttaataaaattatctttgataaaattaatgtaaaataaattgatagtgAGCTGAAAGTTAGCCTTTggtatttctgtaaaatgtGACTTTCATGcttcattttgtttaaaatagaatagttttaataaaaccagTAAGTACATAACCAATAAATCGAACCAccataacttaaaaaatatttatgaataatatggtgaaatatcattaatattttattggtgagATGACCATGGTTTCTACCAATCGTTTTATGATCTAAAACTAATCTGACCTCTGCTAGCATTCGATTTTGAGATCGTAGAACAGCTGCATTATTAGGTGTTGGTAAAGTGTTTAATGATGTTGGCAAAGCAAGATTCATGTGTAATGAGAGTGGTCCGTGGCGCCACCCAGCTGCCAGTGCTCCAAGTTGTCGATTAAGTTCTAAGATTCGCGCACGTAGTAATTCTAAGCGCTCTTGATGTGCTTCATTCCACGGCTCCTTtaacaagataaattaattatttttgataaaaaaaaatcctactaatataaaaataatatatacgtatatatatgcTTATGATATTAATTGTACGTGAAAATTAACTGGATTTTAGTTTTAACTACTCAATAGTGAAATCTTATATAGATAATTGTGTATATTGTAGTTCAGAAAACGTTTAAGGTACTTGTCCATAAGCTACTTCACCTACGGAGGAAGCTTCGGATAGAAACTACTATAATAAGGATATTTACAGAAGTTTTAGATATCATTAGTAAAAACGTATTTAGTCTAGATTCCggattcaaacccgggcaagcaccactggcttttcatgtattttttttttataattcgtctcgtgtaAAAAAAGTAGTCTGTGAATGTCCTactgcagggctaaggcctcaaCTCCCTTTTGCGAAGAAGGTATGGAccttattccaacacgctgctacAGAGCAAGTTGGTGtttacacatgtgacagaatttaattgaaactagATACATggaggttttctcacgatgttttccttcaccattgagcacgagatgaattagagACACAAATGAAAATTCCGAGGTCATGAACCCAGGTAGGGTtcgaacccgtaatcatcgttTAGGAAGCACGCTTTCTAActactatttcaataaaaagagGGCACGGAGCGAGTGTTGGTTGCGAATACAGTTTCAAAAAGAATGTTATGTAAggagatgaaaaaaaaaattttaaaccaataatacttgaaaattaaatattttacattaaataaaattactctttGTTTCACTCGGAAGtatggctttgtgtaagcccttCTGGATAGGACGCGATTTATAACATATTcttcatttattcattcataacaacttagtttccTAGGCTGAAGgcgcgatgaaaggaatggttaatatttcttacagcgctaatatctatggaaagttgtgactacttaccatcgggtgactCATTTACCTTTCCGcatacatatttgaaaaaaaatatattatatcgatattcatattatatgtatataattaaaataataaaaatatttgatttagattattttcgtattttttaacGCGGTAGATAAATGCTAAtcctcaaaataaatataataataattaaaaacacgtgcaaataatagataaaatgcatatatgtaaaacatttacttaattatttttagctaGAGGTTAATCAGGTATAGGTTTGCTTGTGTAAAATGTAGTCATGAGAAATGGGAATGCCAAGCGAATTTATTCAAagctaatacatatatacatcatTTAACACCGTAGGATTAACTGTCATCTCGTTCGGATAATTCATATCACAAGGGATCACGAGATTACCGAATGAAAACACGTAGAGAACGTTAAAATTGAAAAGATTAATATAAActgagttattatatatataataatataaaatacggtATTGATTTATCCATTACCACATATGCGCCCATTCTGCCTGCGTATCGCATTTTGTCTTGCACTTCTGtcaattgttttaagtaccacTCTCTGGCTTCTTCAACAGCGGTTAATCCTTGTAATAAAACGTCTTTTTCTTGTTCAATTTGcttcattttctttaataaattataatctactcCGTTGTGTAAGGTATGCCGACGAGGCTCTCGTCTTCGGGAGGTTTTTCGTAGATTTGTTTGTGTTCCATTAGCAGATCGGCCATCGCCGAGGCCACGGTCTTGTCCTTCTATTGATCTCGTTATCTCTTCAAAATCTATTTTAGGTTCTCCTATATCATCACTTTCTAAACCCGCCTCTTCTGATTTGTAAATACTGCTCGAAGTTTCTTTTCGTTCCATTGCATTTTTCTCTAGTCTTGGAGGCTTTGGAGGACCATAAATCTTAAGAGATTGAGAAGTGTCATGCTTAGATACAGTAGTTCCTTTTCCAGTTTGCAATAGCTCTGGTAATGCATTATCCTTGTCTTCAATTAATTGAGGCATGCTAGTAGTTCGATGTGTAGGATTTCCAGTGTTTCTCATTAAATTCCAATTTCTAGTATTGTGTGAATTGTCTAGATCAATTATTGGGGCCGATGGAGGTCGATGAATTTGCGTATTCATTTGAGAATTAATTCCAACACTGTCAATACcttcatttattgtatttattttaccagACGCATTTTGGACTTGGTTTCGTAGCAGACAAATTTTGAGGCCAGTACAAAAACTTTCAAATGTTAATAAACCATCATGAGAAGCAACCTTTTGAAGACTTTCAATAACACCACGGGGAAGGCCTTTAGTACGGTCATCGCGCCATCGATTTTCTATATCTGTTAACTTTACATACCCTGTGTGTTTATCATCCATTATATCGAATAGTGTTCTCATTGCTAAAACAAACTGCTTAGGTAAAGATTCCATGTTTGTACGAtctaaatttttcataatagtTTGCTATGTCGTGCATAAAATTTGTCCTTCAAGTCTAATGAACGGATACAATTTAACATGTATGTAGAAACGGACCGGAAAAatcacatatattaaattttaagtgcttataaTATAATGGAACTAAAGATTTGAGACAAGCTAGTATGAATTAACTTTATAACTGatcacataataaattattataaaaacagccCGATTTAATGAACGGTAGAAAGATTGTGCGATGGGCGAGCGAACCGGCTAGTGGGAGTGATTTTGCGGACTATGCAGGCCAAGAGAACAACGAAACCGGTTAAACAACATTTCGGGCAGGTAGAGGCGATAGTATAGACGAGTTGCTGCTCCAGGTTTTCAAAGTAATTGATaggattttaattatgttaaaattaaaagttctaactactttaatattataaaaatattacctttataAGAAATTTCAAGGAAGgaaaatgaattcaaataatgttttattgattaaatcatTACGAACGGTAACAAGGCACCTGTACTAGGtttagacaaaataataaaattttattaaactatgaCATCGAAATATAATTGCTAAACCagctatataattgtataatattatgtagttgTAATGTGTGTGTTAGCGTTATACAAGCGAAGTATTCGCTTTTTGATAGATGAAAGTGGATCTAGTGATTGCGGTAACGTAACGTTTTGATTATCGATTCGATTATTGGCACTGATTGattgaatataacaattatcGTTTTTTATGGTGGTATAGAAAGAAAAATAGttcgaaaaaacatttttttttgttttgttttgttgacgGTTTCTATGCATAGtgaatgcaataaataattgtttgctACTATGTTCACTTTGATTTCAATTTTGTAGTTTTTATGACAAACaaaatcgtaaaaataataatacacttgTTTGTCATACCAAGTTTCTATAAgagtatatacataaaaatattaaaagacatTACATCATaatgtctgttttaaaaataaaattaacaacttcttttttgttttaaatccgTGTCACATAAAGTTCGATATCGGAAGCgtaagaataataaatgaagctttttttacttcaataaatatttattgtaataaattccgtgaatatttatttgattattgaaTTATCTATGtgcgaaataaaacattaattcctTTTCAagtatttagaattattaaacttatataatttattaatatttcagtggatgtaaaatattatataatacggcTATTCTCGATTTATTAGCATCACTAAGACACAAGTCAAGTGCCATAgaatgtaactatttttaaaaagcatGACTTTTACGCAATTTCCAACGCCAAGGCCTAGGATTACCCTTAGAACTTAGAAGTTAGAATGTAACTGTCAAAATTGAACACGGTCTTGCCATGTAATTACATGGCAAGACcgtgtttgttttattgtttttaattaaaaggagatttaatatttaataagatcgTTATAATTATGACTATGCACTCAGCGTTTAGTATATTAAACAgtacatttttcattgatatacctaataaaaccattttttgagacacatttttaatagaatgataaatgcaaatatattcaGTCATTATTTTAGCAGCCAGCAGGTAGCCATTACTTCATTAGTGTCTAATGAATTTAACCGAATGGCAGACTCGTGACTGACATCTGTGACATGACGTgataataactaaaaagtaCACAATCTGATAATTGATACTACGTTTTCTTACCTATTTTGTTGtgcttatttttattcacatattttttaacaaaatttagttaTAATGAGTAATGCGGAAGAAAAGTCACTTGAAGCTATTGAAACAAATGGTAATTTAAACAAAGATGAAGATCGAAAAAATTGGGTTAAGTTTGATGATGAATCTCCACAACaaagtgatttaaaattaaaatcaaaggtGTCGGATGAATCAGCCGTTAGTACTATAAGACAAACAACGGCTTCGAATCCTGCTATACCTGCTGTACTTAAAACTGAAACAGTACATGTGAACTTAGATCGCAGCGAAAATAATATCGAACCTCTGTCGCAAAGTGCTGTGATGAAAAATGTTGAATATATCAATGCCCGCCATGGTTTTTGTAAGTCATatcaaactatatattatagtaatcaaatattgtatattttaccaTGTACTATATAAGTGTCTTGTATGTGCAGCTAATGGCGACGTTATAGTGACCTTGTTGCCTACTAATACGAAATGGCCCTGGATTACCACAGCAAGATTTCGTCCAGAACTTGTCCCTGAGGAGCTGATGGCTCAGGGTttaactgtaaatataaatatttctttgctgattaatttatatggaatcaaatataaatattagtttaaaccTTCCTTTATTTTTCCTGCTAATAGAATTTGaattattgaatgaatattacacaaaattaaatatctacgatattaaatattgtacttatatttcaattaaatttattatctgttttacCCAAAACATTGAAGTATGTtatgaattattgatattatagaaatatctgataacttcaaaattaatttattttatatttacctacttacattttaatctttgtaaaaagtaaaatgttgtacataaatattacagcatattatgaattattccAGTTTCATGTTTACCATTATTGGtgcaacaatttaattttgtacgaTTTGCtcctaaaatttataataacatagttATTATGCACAATGTACCATCCAATCACAAAATAGCTTATTATCTTTTTACAGTTGACTGTTGAGGAATATGTTCATGCGATGGAACTGCTTGTGAATGATGCTCGTTttacaatgtataatatttgctaTAAGAGAGTTCTAATTTGTTGGGTTACGATTGCATTTCTCGTGCTCCTAACTTTGCTATTTTCGGGCTTGACTGGTCTGACATTATTCTCACTCGGAGTCATGTGGCTTGTTCTAAATGCAATGGCCATTTTCCTTTGCAT
This genomic interval carries:
- the LOC113394324 gene encoding uncharacterized protein LOC113394324 isoform X1, whose translation is MSNAEEKSLEAIETNGNLNKDEDRKNWVKFDDESPQQSDLKLKSKVSDESAVSTIRQTTASNPAIPAVLKTETVHVNLDRSENNIEPLSQSAVMKNVEYINARHGFSNGDVIVTLLPTNTKWPWITTARFRPELVPEELMAQGLTLTVEEYVHAMELLVNDARFTMYNICYKRVLICWVTIAFLVLLTLLFSGLTGLTLFSLGVMWLVLNAMAIFLCMWIKLKLSKGLEQCLASVNKLLNKHKLLLALDDRGKISCHKVNLCYMYFDSGPCIAHLQQFIDSEEGKTIMQGWERRLDVSTNDIVIQGSQSTRLSRKQDMAEQVFLRYLQRWGKDFLRRRLDWTLDEDGGNPAAPRHLANALCPCQYIEEILRNKEPKDNRACCPPCNNWLRRRGLD
- the LOC113394324 gene encoding uncharacterized protein LOC113394324 isoform X2 encodes the protein MSNAEEKSLEAIETNGNLNKDEDRKNWVKFDDESPQQSDLKLKSKVSDESAVSTIRQTTASNPAIPAVLKTETVHVNLDRSENNIEPLSQSAVMKNVEYINARHGFSNGDVIVTLLPTNTKWPWITTARFRPELVPEELMAQGLTLTVEEYVHAMELLVNDARFTMYNICYKRVLICWVTIAFLVLLTLLFSGLTGLTLFSLGVMWLVLNAMAIFLCMWIKLKLSKGLEQCLASVNKLLNKHKLLLALDDRGKISCHKVNLCYMYFDSGPCIAHLQQFIDSEEGKTIMQGWERRLDVSTNDIVIQGSQSTRLSRKQERGALLYLRYAGRWGSHAVKNRLNLSSAVPGRHGEKFICPCQFIEEHLKTKPPGGLAKFFTLPTQSIQLY
- the LOC113394395 gene encoding suppressor APC domain-containing protein 2, whose translation is MKNLDRTNMESLPKQFVLAMRTLFDIMDDKHTGYVKLTDIENRWRDDRTKGLPRGVIESLQKVASHDGLLTFESFCTGLKICLLRNQVQNASGKINTINEGIDSVGINSQMNTQIHRPPSAPIIDLDNSHNTRNWNLMRNTGNPTHRTTSMPQLIEDKDNALPELLQTGKGTTVSKHDTSQSLKIYGPPKPPRLEKNAMERKETSSSIYKSEEAGLESDDIGEPKIDFEEITRSIEGQDRGLGDGRSANGTQTNLRKTSRRREPRRHTLHNGVDYNLLKKMKQIEQEKDVLLQGLTAVEEAREWYLKQLTEVQDKMRYAGRMGAYVEPWNEAHQERLELLRARILELNRQLGALAAGWRHGPLSLHMNLALPTSLNTLPTPNNAAVLRSQNRMLAEEVNRKNERISVLEREKSALIRELLLQRNRTKLLDNFT
- the LOC113394397 gene encoding small ribosomal subunit protein mS40, translated to MSLVTSVRMLFKRVTLSDIRTIRNIRFYSDQPSESADDQQNSIDPLKDRTKSVPVETSIRYLQSKAYKQTYGDNPVWFLYRRNHRGGVAPKHTRRSCVRNGVISTGNPCPICRDEYLVLEPRNTKLLEQFISEYTGHILDAFKTGLCQKKHKELLLAIEKAWDQGYLTYDVPFREYDYSLYNKNIN